In one window of Frigoriglobus tundricola DNA:
- a CDS encoding serine/threonine-protein kinase has protein sequence MATTPDGCPDPSVLAAFHTGDLPPADIDRVTAHLEGCAACEAALEVLDGRTGSIVDAVRAPWADGPVAGAVIGGRYTLVEPVGEGGMGSVWRAKQTEPVKRFVAVKLIKAGMDSKQVLARFEAERQALALMDHPNIAKVLDGGLHGGRPYFVMELVKGVPITRYCDAHRFTPRQRLGLFTSVCQALQHAHQKGIIHRDIKPSNVLVAPYDDRAVVKVIDFGVAKAASGTLTERTIDTGFGGVVGTPEYMSPEQATLNNLDIDTRSDVYALGVLLYELLAGSTPFSKKELEQKGLLEILRVVREEEPPRPSTKLSTAETLPSISADRGTEPKKLTGLLRNELDWIVMKALEKDRARRYETANGFAADVLRYLAGEAVQAHPPSTAYRMKKFVRRNRGSVAAAVVLVLALTVGAAGTTVGLVRAEALRVVAVGERDEKDKARRAAEDERDAKEKARRAEEAQRLLKEEEKRRADEEREVAEAVSRFLREDLLGYVGGAAADGAFPAEENLTVRVALDRAAIRVGERFRGKPRVEAAIRRTIGEAYTRVGQSKQALDHLKRAVALLVPPADADPTSKAVQDYADACRALAIAYQADRQHKVAIGVFKEVLAAREKAFGPDSAETLRAVQELAAPYASLADGQTRDRLFRRVAEARARTLGPDHLDTLQARFDWAWANADFTKVKELIPALERIRDERLKAVDPSDRLDDATLQAIVQLGGAYQAVGRIDDAVEQFERHWNETKVLYGRNHRLTLKSLTYLAGAYDQARKRNKCIEACEEAWNGYKTGFGEESVEALGAAFNLARSYWSAGRLAKGNKLLEETLPSVRKVEGPHSRAMRTRLVQLIPMLRREGKVARAAELQVELDTILGRVNAAPAPRPVER, from the coding sequence ATGGCCACGACTCCCGACGGCTGCCCCGACCCGTCCGTCCTCGCCGCGTTCCACACCGGCGATCTGCCGCCGGCCGACATCGACCGGGTCACCGCCCACCTGGAGGGGTGCGCGGCGTGCGAGGCGGCGCTCGAGGTTCTGGACGGTCGGACCGGATCGATCGTGGACGCCGTCCGCGCCCCGTGGGCGGACGGCCCTGTGGCCGGGGCCGTTATCGGCGGCCGGTACACGCTCGTCGAGCCGGTCGGTGAGGGCGGGATGGGTTCGGTGTGGCGGGCCAAGCAGACCGAGCCGGTGAAGCGGTTCGTGGCCGTCAAGTTGATCAAGGCGGGGATGGACTCCAAGCAGGTGCTGGCCCGGTTCGAGGCCGAGCGCCAGGCGCTGGCGCTGATGGACCACCCGAACATCGCCAAGGTTCTCGACGGCGGCCTGCACGGTGGGCGTCCGTATTTCGTGATGGAACTGGTCAAGGGGGTTCCGATCACCCGGTACTGCGACGCGCACCGGTTCACCCCGCGGCAGCGGCTGGGGCTGTTCACGAGCGTCTGCCAGGCGCTCCAGCACGCGCACCAGAAGGGGATCATCCACCGGGACATCAAGCCGTCGAACGTGCTCGTCGCCCCGTACGACGACCGGGCCGTGGTGAAGGTGATCGACTTCGGGGTGGCCAAAGCGGCCAGCGGGACGCTCACGGAACGCACGATCGATACCGGGTTCGGGGGGGTGGTGGGCACGCCGGAGTACATGTCTCCGGAGCAGGCGACGCTCAACAACCTGGACATCGACACCCGGTCGGATGTCTACGCCCTGGGGGTGCTCCTGTACGAGCTCTTGGCCGGCTCCACGCCGTTCTCGAAAAAGGAGCTGGAACAGAAGGGGCTGCTGGAGATCCTGCGGGTGGTGCGGGAGGAGGAGCCGCCGCGCCCGAGTACGAAGTTGAGTACGGCCGAGACCCTGCCGTCGATCTCGGCCGACCGCGGCACCGAGCCGAAGAAGTTAACCGGCCTGTTGCGGAACGAGCTGGACTGGATCGTGATGAAGGCGCTGGAGAAGGACCGCGCCCGGCGGTACGAGACGGCCAACGGGTTCGCGGCGGACGTGCTGCGGTACCTGGCCGGTGAGGCGGTGCAGGCCCATCCGCCGAGCACCGCATACCGCATGAAGAAATTCGTCCGCCGCAACCGCGGGTCGGTGGCGGCGGCGGTGGTACTGGTGCTGGCGCTGACGGTCGGGGCCGCCGGGACGACCGTCGGGTTGGTCCGGGCGGAGGCCCTGAGAGTCGTGGCGGTGGGCGAGCGGGACGAGAAGGACAAGGCCCGGCGCGCGGCGGAGGACGAGCGCGATGCGAAGGAGAAGGCCCGGCGCGCGGAAGAGGCTCAGCGGCTACTGAAAGAAGAGGAGAAGCGGCGGGCGGACGAGGAGCGCGAGGTCGCCGAGGCGGTGAGCCGGTTCCTCCGCGAGGACCTCCTAGGCTACGTGGGCGGGGCAGCAGCGGACGGCGCGTTCCCGGCGGAGGAGAACCTGACCGTCCGGGTCGCCCTGGACCGGGCCGCAATCCGCGTGGGCGAGCGATTCCGCGGCAAGCCGCGCGTCGAGGCGGCCATCCGCCGGACGATCGGCGAAGCGTACACTCGGGTCGGGCAGTCCAAACAGGCGCTCGATCATCTCAAACGGGCCGTCGCCCTGCTCGTTCCGCCGGCCGACGCGGACCCGACGTCCAAGGCCGTCCAGGACTACGCCGACGCCTGCCGTGCCCTGGCAATCGCGTACCAAGCGGACCGCCAGCACAAGGTGGCGATCGGCGTGTTCAAAGAGGTACTGGCGGCGCGCGAGAAGGCGTTCGGCCCCGACTCCGCCGAGACCCTCCGGGCCGTGCAAGAGCTGGCCGCGCCGTACGCCTCGCTCGCCGACGGGCAAACCCGGGACCGTCTCTTCCGGCGGGTCGCGGAGGCCCGCGCCCGGACCCTCGGCCCCGACCACCTCGACACCCTGCAGGCCCGATTCGATTGGGCCTGGGCGAACGCCGACTTCACCAAGGTCAAAGAACTGATCCCCGCACTGGAGCGCATCCGCGACGAGCGGCTGAAGGCGGTCGACCCGTCCGACCGCCTCGACGACGCCACGCTGCAGGCGATCGTCCAACTTGGCGGGGCATACCAGGCCGTCGGGCGGATCGATGATGCCGTCGAGCAATTCGAGAGGCACTGGAACGAAACGAAGGTGCTGTACGGCCGGAATCACCGGCTCACGCTGAAATCGTTGACGTATCTCGCAGGCGCGTACGACCAGGCCAGAAAGAGAAACAAGTGCATTGAGGCATGTGAAGAAGCGTGGAACGGGTACAAAACGGGGTTCGGAGAGGAGAGCGTTGAGGCCCTGGGAGCCGCGTTCAACTTGGCCCGGTCGTATTGGTCCGCGGGTCGACTCGCCAAGGGCAACAAGCTACTGGAGGAGACGCTGCCCTCGGTCCGCAAGGTGGAGGGGCCGCACTCGAGGGCCATGCGCACCCGGCTCGTCCAACTGATCCCGATGTTGAGACGAGAGGGGAAAGTCGCGCGCGCGGCCGAACTTCAGGTCGAACTCGATACCATTCTGGGCCGGGTTAACGCGGCCCCGGCACCACGGCCGGTCGAGCGCTGA
- a CDS encoding serpin family protein, whose protein sequence is MPRLPLLVVLGVLSGLTGCRAKDPGPPVPWSADMQAVADGNNQFAFDLYAKLCDREKGNLFFSPYSAHTALAMTATGARGTTRDEMVAVLHLPTDEQQVAAAGDLARYYAHPRKDYELSVANAIWGQKGFPWRPEFLNGQTDRFGSGFQDADFATDPDGERQRINQWAAEKTRDQVKELVPPGLVTKTQQMVLANAIYFKGAWQSQFDPKHTTSLPFTLADATTVPVPMMRREGGFRHYAEFAPADQRAGRWEPEFQVAELPYKGAELSMVVLVPGTHDGLPALEARLSAPALDGWLIKAQNANDTGLYLPKFKLETGAMMMREPLQALGMRRAFDPAGADFTGMHTSTEALFVNFVVQKAFVDVNEEGTEAAAATAVGLMKTAAKLDFRADRPFLFLIRDVKHGT, encoded by the coding sequence GTGCCGCGTCTCCCTCTTCTCGTCGTCCTGGGCGTGCTGTCTGGATTGACCGGGTGCCGGGCCAAGGATCCCGGCCCACCGGTCCCGTGGTCGGCGGACATGCAAGCGGTGGCCGACGGGAACAACCAGTTCGCCTTCGATCTGTACGCGAAACTCTGCGACCGGGAGAAGGGGAACCTGTTCTTCTCTCCGTACAGCGCCCACACCGCTCTGGCGATGACCGCCACCGGAGCGCGGGGGACGACCCGGGACGAGATGGTCGCGGTGCTCCACCTCCCGACCGATGAACAACAAGTCGCCGCGGCCGGAGACCTCGCGCGGTATTACGCCCACCCACGGAAAGACTACGAGCTGTCGGTCGCGAACGCCATTTGGGGCCAAAAGGGGTTCCCGTGGCGCCCCGAGTTTTTGAATGGGCAAACGGACCGCTTCGGGAGCGGGTTCCAGGACGCCGATTTCGCGACCGACCCGGACGGCGAGCGGCAGCGAATCAACCAATGGGCCGCGGAGAAGACCCGCGACCAAGTCAAGGAACTCGTCCCTCCCGGTCTGGTCACCAAGACGCAGCAGATGGTGTTAGCCAACGCCATCTACTTCAAAGGAGCGTGGCAGTCACAGTTCGATCCCAAACATACGACCTCGCTCCCGTTCACGCTCGCCGACGCCACAACGGTCCCGGTTCCGATGATGCGCCGGGAGGGCGGGTTCCGGCACTACGCCGAGTTCGCGCCCGCCGATCAGCGTGCCGGTCGGTGGGAACCGGAGTTCCAGGTCGCGGAACTGCCCTACAAGGGGGCCGAGCTATCGATGGTCGTACTGGTGCCCGGAACACACGATGGCCTCCCGGCCCTGGAGGCCAGGTTGTCCGCTCCCGCCCTCGACGGCTGGCTGATCAAGGCGCAGAACGCAAACGACACCGGCTTGTATCTGCCCAAGTTCAAACTCGAAACCGGCGCCATGATGATGAGAGAGCCGCTTCAGGCGCTCGGAATGCGCCGGGCCTTTGATCCGGCCGGTGCCGACTTCACCGGGATGCACACAAGTACTGAAGCGTTGTTTGTGAATTTCGTGGTGCAGAAGGCGTTCGTGGATGTGAACGAGGAGGGAACCGAGGCCGCCGCCGCAACGGCTGTGGGTCTGATGAAGACTGCCGCAAAACTCGACTTCCGGGCGGACCGCCCGTTTCTGTTTCTGATCCGGGACGTGAAGCACGGGACGTAG
- the tnpC gene encoding IS66 family transposase, whose amino-acid sequence MTPVPQPPELPSDLPPQVVAYIRILEATIAELTAQVTGLTTRVAELEARLNQNSTNSSKPPSSDAPHVKPAPPKPPSGKRRGGQPGHPKAERTLLPPDEIRALKPSTCRDCAHPLTGDDPQPAVHQVHEIPVITPHVTEYRCHRLRCPHCGTTTAATVPAEAATGYGPRAQAVAAVLTGSCRLGKRGTSQLFADLFGLPLSPAMVCKLQHRTAEALKPVAEDALIYTRGQPANVDETGWTQGRKRAWLWVAVTTFVVAFLIRKTRGRSAFDDLRAGSTAVHTTDRYPVYTHLSKHTRQLCWAHLRRDFQAMIDRGGSGTAIGAALLASSDALFEHWYRVRDGTLARSTFRSNYVPELRHQIGEHLRTGAACGCAKTAATCGDLLAVEASLWTFARVVGVEPTNNAAEREVRHAVCWRKTSFGTDSERGSRFVERILTVLASCRRQNRNVLAFLTDAIRAHRNGEPAPTLLPA is encoded by the coding sequence ATGACGCCTGTCCCTCAACCGCCGGAACTCCCGAGCGACCTGCCCCCACAGGTCGTGGCGTATATCCGCATTCTTGAGGCCACGATTGCCGAACTCACCGCCCAGGTCACCGGGCTCACCACCCGCGTCGCGGAACTCGAGGCCCGTCTCAACCAGAACTCCACCAACTCGTCCAAGCCCCCTTCGTCCGACGCCCCGCACGTGAAACCGGCCCCGCCCAAGCCGCCCTCGGGCAAGAGACGAGGCGGGCAACCGGGGCACCCCAAAGCCGAACGCACCCTGCTGCCGCCCGATGAGATCCGGGCACTTAAGCCGTCCACGTGCCGGGACTGTGCGCACCCGTTGACCGGGGACGACCCACAACCGGCCGTTCATCAGGTCCACGAGATCCCCGTCATCACGCCTCACGTCACCGAGTATCGGTGCCACCGGCTCCGGTGCCCGCACTGCGGCACGACGACCGCGGCGACGGTGCCGGCCGAGGCGGCGACCGGATACGGACCCCGGGCTCAGGCGGTGGCCGCGGTGCTCACCGGCTCGTGCCGCCTGGGCAAGCGCGGCACGAGCCAATTGTTCGCCGACCTGTTCGGCCTGCCCCTGAGCCCGGCGATGGTGTGCAAGCTCCAGCACCGAACCGCGGAGGCGTTGAAGCCGGTGGCCGAGGACGCCCTGATCTACACCCGCGGACAACCGGCCAACGTGGACGAGACCGGCTGGACCCAAGGCCGCAAGCGGGCCTGGTTGTGGGTGGCCGTGACCACGTTCGTGGTGGCCTTCCTGATCCGAAAGACCCGGGGCCGAAGCGCCTTCGATGATCTGCGAGCGGGCTCGACGGCCGTCCACACGACCGACCGGTATCCGGTGTACACGCACCTTTCCAAGCACACGCGCCAGCTGTGCTGGGCGCACCTGCGTCGCGATTTCCAGGCGATGATCGACCGCGGCGGTTCCGGGACGGCGATCGGTGCGGCTCTGTTGGCGAGTTCGGACGCCTTGTTCGAGCATTGGTATCGGGTCCGGGACGGAACCCTCGCGCGGTCCACATTCCGATCGAACTACGTCCCCGAATTGCGTCACCAGATCGGCGAGCACCTGCGGACCGGGGCTGCGTGCGGCTGCGCCAAGACCGCCGCCACCTGCGGCGACCTGTTGGCCGTCGAGGCGTCGTTGTGGACGTTCGCGCGGGTCGTCGGTGTGGAACCGACCAACAACGCGGCCGAGCGCGAGGTGCGCCACGCGGTGTGCTGGCGCAAAACCAGCTTCGGGACCGACAGCGAACGCGGGAGCCGATTCGTGGAACGCATCTTGACGGTCCTCGCCTCGTGCCGCCGGCAGAACCGCAACGTATTGGCATTCCTCACCGACGCCATCCGCGCACACCGCAATGGCGAGCCGGCACCGACACTGCTCCCGGCCTAA
- the ltrA gene encoding group II intron reverse transcriptase/maturase translates to MNIGEMQRLLSVKAERSKSHRFDDLYALVCHADWLRLAHDHVARNSGSRTAGCDGINMKDFDENLEGNLRQLREDLLAGTFAPYPVRRVYIPKSNGNMRPLGIPSIRDRIVQEAIRMVLEPIYEADFSQYSFGFRPNRCTKDAIRCLAYSSTERKKAFWVVEGDISSYFDTINHKKLMKLLGHRIADGELLDLIWAFLRAGVMERKLFKDTTLGTPQGGVVSPLLANVYLHELDKFMTERTTALSKQHKRKQRQSGGANYTYVRYADDFVILSNGGRADAVAIRQDVHDFLRDSLRLTLSMEKTKVTHLNDGFDFLGFTLRRSMGATKMGVKTLISQKGYDRHLDLIKAATNPTTHKDAIVAKIVALNKAIEGWCRYYQYTSKASTQFHNLEHETFWLMARWLCRKHRLPMPMCLKQFYQRGNSLRFARLRRWFWESSRELSIQVCW, encoded by the coding sequence ATGAATATCGGCGAAATGCAGAGGCTGCTCAGTGTGAAGGCGGAACGGTCGAAGAGCCACCGGTTCGACGACCTGTATGCCCTTGTTTGTCACGCGGACTGGCTCCGGCTGGCCCATGACCATGTCGCTCGCAACTCCGGGAGTAGGACGGCCGGGTGCGACGGCATCAACATGAAGGACTTCGACGAGAACCTGGAGGGCAACCTTCGGCAACTCCGAGAAGACCTGCTGGCGGGAACGTTTGCGCCGTACCCCGTGAGGCGGGTGTACATTCCGAAATCGAATGGGAACATGCGCCCGTTGGGCATCCCCTCCATTCGGGATCGGATTGTTCAGGAAGCGATCCGAATGGTCTTGGAACCGATCTACGAGGCGGACTTCAGCCAGTATTCGTTCGGGTTCCGCCCCAACCGCTGCACGAAGGACGCTATCCGCTGTCTCGCGTATAGCTCCACCGAGCGGAAGAAGGCGTTCTGGGTCGTGGAAGGGGATATTTCCTCGTACTTCGACACGATCAACCACAAGAAGTTGATGAAGCTCTTGGGGCATCGGATCGCGGATGGGGAACTCCTCGACTTGATCTGGGCATTCCTTCGGGCTGGGGTCATGGAACGGAAGCTGTTCAAGGACACAACGCTCGGCACCCCGCAAGGCGGGGTCGTGAGTCCCCTACTCGCAAATGTGTACCTCCATGAGCTTGATAAGTTCATGACGGAACGCACGACCGCTCTTTCCAAACAACACAAGCGAAAGCAGCGGCAGAGTGGTGGGGCAAATTATACCTACGTCAGGTACGCCGATGACTTTGTTATCCTCTCGAATGGTGGACGAGCCGACGCCGTGGCAATCCGACAGGACGTTCACGACTTCCTGCGGGACTCGCTACGACTAACGCTCTCGATGGAGAAAACGAAAGTCACGCACCTCAACGACGGGTTCGACTTCCTCGGTTTTACGTTACGGCGTTCGATGGGGGCTACGAAAATGGGGGTGAAGACCCTCATCTCGCAGAAGGGATACGACCGTCACCTTGATCTCATCAAGGCGGCGACGAATCCTACAACCCACAAAGATGCGATCGTGGCGAAAATCGTGGCGCTCAACAAGGCCATTGAGGGATGGTGCCGGTACTACCAGTACACCAGCAAGGCGAGTACCCAGTTTCACAACCTGGAACACGAAACCTTCTGGCTCATGGCGCGCTGGCTGTGTCGCAAACACAGGCTGCCAATGCCAATGTGCCTGAAACAGTTCTACCAACGGGGTAATAGCTTACGGTTCGCTCGTCTTCGGAGGTGGTTTTGGGAATCCTCGCGTGAGCTTTCCATACAGGTCTGTTGGTAG
- a CDS encoding RNA polymerase sigma factor, with amino-acid sequence MPPESATSLTLLGRLRAADGDAWTRLVALYGPLVRHWLGRGGVTAADAEDLVQEVFREVSQALPAFRRDRPGDTFRGWLRGVTRIALLRHGRALGRQPRAAGGTDALEHLHALPDAAEPAGDEDDEPAERNALYRRALELVRGEFEAKTWQMFWACTVEARPPAEVAVEQGVSVAAVRQAKSRVLRRLKEEVGDLIE; translated from the coding sequence ATGCCCCCCGAAAGCGCGACCTCACTGACCCTCCTGGGCCGGCTCCGGGCCGCCGACGGCGACGCGTGGACCCGGCTGGTCGCACTGTACGGGCCGCTCGTCCGCCACTGGCTCGGACGCGGCGGGGTGACCGCGGCCGACGCGGAAGACCTGGTCCAGGAGGTGTTCCGAGAGGTGTCGCAGGCGCTACCGGCGTTCCGCCGGGACCGCCCCGGAGACACCTTCCGCGGGTGGCTCCGCGGGGTCACCCGGATCGCCCTGTTACGGCACGGGCGGGCGCTCGGCCGGCAGCCGCGGGCGGCCGGCGGGACGGACGCCCTCGAACACCTGCACGCCCTCCCGGACGCCGCCGAACCGGCCGGTGACGAAGACGATGAACCGGCCGAGCGGAACGCACTTTACCGGCGGGCACTGGAACTGGTCCGCGGGGAGTTTGAAGCGAAGACCTGGCAGATGTTCTGGGCGTGCACCGTCGAGGCCCGTCCGCCGGCCGAGGTGGCGGTCGAACAGGGCGTCAGCGTGGCCGCCGTTCGGCAAGCCAAGAGCCGGGTCCTCCGACGGCTCAAGGAAGAGGTCGGCGACCTGATCGAATAG
- a CDS encoding U32 family peptidase, with amino-acid sequence MSIHSGKPELLSPAGDWEAMRAAVANGADAVYFGLSNFNARARATNFAPEELPDVMQFLHARNVRGFVTLNTLVFSDELPAVAEFVRAVAAAGADAVIVQDLGLVRLIKCIAPTLAVHASTQMTLTEPRGIAFVTQLGVERVVLARELSLADIQKVTAHTSTPVEVFVHGALCVAYSGQCLTSEALGGRSANRGQCAQACRLPYEMIVDGTPRDLGDRAYLLSPQDLAAFDLIDPLIDAGVISFKIEGRLKGGPYVAATTQTYRKAIDAKLARHDFALPRREQLDLAQTFSRGLTPGFLEGVNHQVLVRGRFPKSRGVRVGRVAGFTRGGVRIELCEAFEDLVKPGDGVLFDLGKPETQEPGGRVWRVHATGSAVELHFEAGALDFSQIPVGCDVYKTDDPALRKRLEQSYAQDKPARRAVLTGRVSGTEGGALTLALSDGTHSATAIWSGPLERARKQPTSAAELREQLSRLGDTPFELGALEVALPAGVMVPRSVLNDLRRQAASELADRRSAGHKHAVAEGDALGAMRAAMYLPSPLAGEGGGASPPGEGALSNENNSERSSSAECHPSPGSQSLATLSRKGRGQERAARLTVLVRSLDQLDAVLAWAPPDGLPKPAAVYCDFEDLRRYKDAVPKARVAGVPVGLAPLRVWKPGEDGFQALVVRAEPDIVLVRNLASIGYFRDQLPNAQLVGDFSLNVANELTADVLVRAGLDRLVPSYDLNWDQLASMVRRSVAEWYEPVVHQHMPMFHTEWCVFAGFLSNGRDHTECGRPCDRHRVELKDRTGVLFPVHADTGCRNTVYNSVPQSGAEYVGRMRELGVSRFRIDLLRETPDQIGRLLTCYLRVIAGLDDGRETWRQLRALNQLGVTRGTLQLI; translated from the coding sequence ATGTCGATTCACTCAGGAAAGCCCGAACTGCTCAGCCCGGCCGGCGACTGGGAGGCCATGCGCGCGGCCGTCGCCAACGGGGCCGACGCGGTGTACTTCGGGCTGTCGAACTTCAACGCCCGCGCCCGCGCCACCAACTTCGCGCCCGAAGAGCTGCCGGACGTGATGCAGTTCCTGCACGCCCGGAACGTGCGCGGGTTCGTCACGCTCAACACGCTTGTCTTCTCCGACGAACTCCCGGCGGTCGCGGAGTTCGTGCGGGCGGTCGCGGCGGCCGGTGCCGATGCCGTCATCGTTCAGGACCTGGGGCTGGTCCGGCTCATCAAGTGCATCGCCCCCACGCTCGCGGTTCACGCCTCGACACAAATGACGCTGACCGAACCGCGCGGCATCGCATTCGTAACACAACTCGGTGTCGAGCGCGTCGTCCTCGCGCGCGAGCTGTCGCTCGCGGACATTCAGAAAGTGACCGCGCACACCTCCACTCCGGTGGAGGTGTTCGTACACGGGGCGCTGTGCGTCGCGTACAGCGGGCAGTGCCTCACCAGCGAGGCGCTCGGCGGGCGCAGCGCGAACCGCGGCCAGTGCGCGCAGGCGTGCCGACTGCCCTACGAAATGATCGTGGACGGCACGCCCCGCGACCTCGGCGACCGCGCGTACCTGCTCAGCCCGCAAGACCTCGCCGCGTTCGATCTCATCGATCCGCTGATTGATGCCGGGGTGATCTCGTTCAAGATCGAAGGCCGCTTGAAGGGCGGCCCGTACGTCGCCGCGACCACGCAGACCTACCGCAAGGCCATCGACGCGAAGCTCGCTCGGCACGATTTCGCCCTGCCGCGGCGCGAGCAGCTCGACCTCGCGCAGACGTTCAGCCGCGGACTGACGCCGGGCTTCCTAGAAGGGGTGAACCACCAGGTGCTCGTCCGCGGCCGGTTCCCGAAGAGCCGCGGCGTGCGCGTCGGGAGGGTCGCGGGCTTCACGCGGGGCGGCGTGCGGATCGAGTTGTGCGAAGCGTTCGAGGACCTGGTGAAGCCCGGCGACGGGGTGCTGTTCGACCTCGGCAAGCCGGAAACGCAGGAGCCGGGCGGGCGCGTGTGGCGGGTCCACGCGACCGGGTCGGCCGTCGAACTACATTTTGAAGCGGGCGCGCTCGACTTCTCGCAAATCCCCGTCGGATGCGACGTGTACAAGACCGACGACCCGGCGCTGCGGAAGCGCCTCGAACAGAGCTACGCGCAGGACAAGCCGGCCCGGCGCGCGGTGCTCACCGGCCGCGTGAGCGGCACGGAGGGCGGCGCGCTCACGCTCGCACTTTCGGACGGCACGCACAGCGCCACCGCGATATGGTCCGGTCCGCTCGAACGCGCGCGCAAGCAGCCGACCTCCGCCGCCGAGCTGCGCGAACAACTTTCCCGCCTGGGCGACACGCCGTTCGAATTGGGCGCGTTGGAAGTCGCCCTTCCGGCGGGCGTGATGGTGCCCCGGAGCGTACTGAACGACCTGCGCCGACAGGCCGCGAGCGAACTCGCGGACCGACGCAGCGCGGGGCACAAGCACGCGGTCGCCGAAGGCGATGCGCTGGGTGCGATGCGGGCGGCCATGTATTTGCCCTCTCCCCTTGCGGGAGAGGGTGGCGGCGCTTCGCCGCCGGGTGAGGGGGCGCTGAGCAATGAGAACAACTCAGAGCGCTCTTCGAGCGCGGAATGTCACCCCTCACCCGGCTCGCAAAGCCTCGCCACCCTCTCCCGCAAGGGGAGAGGGCAAGAACGCGCCGCCCGTCTCACCGTTCTCGTTCGCTCGCTCGACCAGCTCGACGCGGTCCTCGCGTGGGCGCCGCCCGACGGCCTCCCGAAACCGGCCGCGGTGTATTGCGACTTCGAGGACTTACGCCGCTACAAGGACGCGGTGCCGAAGGCCCGCGTCGCGGGCGTGCCGGTCGGGCTGGCGCCGCTCCGCGTGTGGAAGCCCGGCGAGGACGGCTTTCAGGCGCTCGTTGTGCGTGCGGAACCGGACATCGTCCTCGTTCGAAACCTGGCGTCCATCGGCTACTTCCGCGACCAGTTGCCGAACGCGCAACTCGTCGGTGATTTCAGCCTGAACGTGGCGAACGAACTCACGGCGGACGTACTCGTCCGCGCCGGCCTGGACCGACTCGTGCCGAGTTACGATCTGAACTGGGACCAGCTCGCGTCGATGGTCCGGCGGTCGGTCGCGGAGTGGTACGAGCCGGTGGTCCACCAGCACATGCCCATGTTTCACACAGAATGGTGCGTCTTTGCTGGCTTCTTGTCGAACGGGCGCGACCACACCGAATGCGGTCGACCGTGCGACCGGCACAGGGTCGAACTGAAGGACCGTACGGGCGTGCTGTTCCCGGTCCACGCCGACACCGGATGCCGGAACACCGTCTACAACTCGGTTCCCCAGAGTGGCGCCGAGTACGTCGGCCGAATGCGAGAGTTAGGCGTTAGTCGCTTTCGCATCGATCTCTTGCGAGAGACACCGGACCAAATCGGGCGGCTCCTAACGTGCTACTTGCGCGTCATTGCCGGATTGGACGACGGCCGCGAGACGTGGAGGCAGCTCCGTGCGCTCAACCAACTCGGAGTGACGAGAGGCACACTCCAATTGATCTAA